In Candidatus Sulfotelmatobacter sp., one genomic interval encodes:
- a CDS encoding putative Ig domain-containing protein → MRRSGRILGSLTVLFLLGASERAMGATFYSQGSLAADSLVSWNSERDGSGTAPLDFASGDAFVIQAGHALITTSPWSVSGGGSELWIENGGALHASQPVTLAAASTLRVDSGGTYVHDNLAPFASSIFQAGTVTLAPASTVVLRSSDSTGPAGIVFGNLTLDFEASPGASVTLAAETTEIRGDLTLTAGTLALDPAGTLDVAGNWSRSSGNLQGNGGLVRLGGAGDQTVTGAAVTFGRLRIEKSGGRVLLADDLAVSDSLILAGGNIETGANRLSVGSAAIVARTSGHVVGRLEKSMAAGAGTQSFEIGDATHYSPVTVSGAGFTSAFQLTASTVAGDHSGLAASGIDPARSVNRTYTLASGDYAGGAFDLTLEFDPDDVDAGAQPAGFVVREFNGAWSAPAIGERLATSIRAAGLSGFGDFSIGEQGIDHYSVSASSPQDRGATFSTSVAALDALGETVNADTTTQVMMSSDGSVEYDADGNASFGDSVKVLSHGAFDIATRDTVAQTVTLLAGDAQGHIGNRSGLTVLAPLEIETASLPNAVAGQPYSQSASAAGGLPPYSWTLDSGTLPSGMSLSAAGLIAGTSTAAGSSGFT, encoded by the coding sequence ATGCGCCGTTCCGGCCGCATTCTCGGCTCTCTGACGGTCCTGTTCCTGCTGGGAGCCTCGGAGCGCGCGATGGGGGCGACCTTCTACTCGCAGGGGAGCCTCGCCGCCGACTCGCTGGTGAGCTGGAACTCCGAGCGGGATGGATCGGGCACGGCGCCCCTCGACTTCGCTTCCGGCGACGCGTTCGTGATCCAGGCCGGGCACGCGTTGATCACCACGTCGCCATGGTCCGTGTCGGGCGGCGGCTCGGAGCTGTGGATCGAGAATGGAGGCGCTCTTCACGCCAGCCAGCCCGTGACGCTCGCCGCGGCTTCGACCCTGCGCGTCGACTCCGGTGGCACTTACGTGCACGACAACCTCGCGCCATTCGCTTCATCGATTTTTCAGGCCGGCACGGTGACGCTGGCCCCGGCCAGCACGGTGGTGTTGAGGAGCAGCGATTCGACGGGCCCGGCCGGCATCGTGTTCGGAAACCTGACGCTGGATTTCGAAGCCAGTCCCGGGGCAAGCGTCACGCTTGCCGCGGAGACGACCGAGATCCGCGGCGATTTGACGCTCACCGCCGGCACGCTCGCTCTCGATCCCGCCGGCACGCTCGACGTTGCGGGAAACTGGTCCCGCAGCTCTGGAAATCTGCAGGGGAATGGCGGGCTCGTGCGCCTCGGCGGCGCCGGCGACCAGACCGTGACCGGCGCCGCGGTCACCTTCGGCCGCCTGCGCATCGAGAAGTCGGGCGGCCGAGTGCTGTTGGCCGACGACCTCGCGGTTTCCGACTCGCTGATCCTGGCCGGCGGAAACATCGAGACGGGCGCGAATCGCCTGAGCGTTGGCTCGGCGGCGATCGTGGCGCGCACCAGCGGCCACGTGGTCGGGCGCCTCGAGAAGAGCATGGCCGCCGGAGCCGGCACGCAGAGCTTCGAGATCGGAGACGCCACGCACTACTCGCCGGTCACGGTTTCGGGGGCTGGATTCACATCCGCATTCCAACTGACCGCCTCGACCGTCGCCGGCGATCACTCCGGCCTGGCCGCGTCGGGTATCGACCCGGCGCGCTCGGTGAATCGCACCTATACGCTGGCATCCGGCGACTACGCGGGCGGCGCGTTCGATCTCACGCTCGAGTTCGACCCCGACGACGTGGACGCGGGGGCACAGCCCGCCGGTTTCGTGGTGCGCGAGTTCAACGGGGCCTGGTCCGCGCCCGCGATCGGGGAACGGCTGGCGACCTCGATCCGCGCCGCGGGACTGAGCGGCTTCGGCGACTTCTCGATCGGCGAGCAGGGAATCGACCACTATTCGGTGAGCGCGTCCTCGCCTCAGGATCGCGGCGCAACCTTCTCGACCTCGGTCGCCGCGCTCGACGCGCTTGGCGAGACGGTGAACGCCGACACCACGACCCAGGTCATGATGTCGAGCGACGGAAGCGTGGAATACGACGCCGACGGCAACGCGAGCTTCGGGGATTCGGTGAAGGTGCTCTCGCACGGCGCGTTCGACATCGCCACGCGGGATACCGTCGCCCAGACCGTCACGCTCCTCGCCGGCGACGCGCAGGGGCACATAGGGAACCGGAGCGGCCTCACGGTTCTCGCCCCGCTCGAGATCGAGACCGCATCGTTGCCGAACGCGGTGGCCGGGCAGCCGTACTCGCAGTCGGCGTCGGCGGCGGGCGGGCTGCCGCCCTACAGCTGGACGCTCGACTCCGGCACGCTGCCCTCGGGGATGTCGCTGAGCGCGGCGGGACTGATCGCCGGGACGTCGACCGCCGCGGGCAGCAGCGGCTTCACG